The segment NNNNNNNNNNNNNNNNNNNNNNNNNNNNNNNNNNNNNNNNNNNNNNNNNNNNNNNNNNNNNNNNNNNNNNNNNNNNNNNNaaaaaattatatttttatttaaaaaaaaaaaaaaaaaaaaaaaaaaaaaaaaaagataaaattttagatgtaaaataaaaaaaaaaaaaaaaaaagaacttattaaaaaaaaaaaaaaaaaaaaaaaaaaaaaatgcgAGAAGACATTAAATaaagatttaaaaaatattaagtTATCAAAATGAgtacataatattatgacCACAAAAAATTGAATTCTTCTGGTTCTACTTTGATTTTGGTTACCTCTTTAACTATATCGTTGTGTATGTCctaaataataaaatgaggaaataaaaaaataataacaaataaaagataaaatggataaatatatatatatatatatatatatatatatatatgtatatatttatttatttatttatttatttatttatttatatttttatatttttacctCTATCTTTCTTGTGGCATCAATATTTATCCAATAATCTTCATGTGCAAAGTGTTTATAAGTttcataaatttttttttgagtTTCTACTTTTTCGTAAATCTCTTCCcctaaaaaaaaatatatatatatataaatatatatatatatatatatatatatatatatgtgtatacatttttatagCAGTAATATTATAGAATTATTAAGCACATATTACCATAGTCAGATCTATTTTGAGCGTAATTCGGTGGGACATTAAGATAGAAAACAACGTCCGGTTTTATTAGACCTTGGTCCGGGTTCATACACCACgttttatttaaattcttaaaaaggaaaaagaaaagtaacatgattatatcattataatttattaagatataaacatataaagaaaaaaaatatatgtatgtatatatatatatatatatatatatatttcaaaacAAACCAAGGCTCCTGAGGAATAAGCTACTCCTGAATATGCATATCTATCACAGACAACCCATATACCTTTTAACAAGAGACTTTTTATTTCGTTcctattatataaaatcggataaaatatatatataatatatgtacattagaaaaataaatatttgcatatatattaatatgtaaactcatttttctatatatatatatatatatatatatatatatatatatatgtttttttttttttttttttttttttttttttttttttttttttttttatatgtataacaTGTGTTCCCATCTGTTGGCTgagaataataaatgaatagTTTCGTTAGACATACTATTTTCCATCTTTAAATATTTCGAAATTATTTGACCTATTCCAGTTTCCCTATCTTTAATAagttttttaaaaaaaaagcatatgattataatgaataaaGGACGacaaacaaataaataaataaatatatatatatatatatatatatatatatatatatatatatatatatgtatgtatgtatgtatgtataatatgtatagtttttttttaaatactTGGGAAATACAAATGCTTAACTtcaacattattattttttaaatattcaaCAAGTAGTTTTGACTGGGTAGATTTCCCGGATCTATACagataaacaaaaaaaaaaaaaaaaaaaaaattctcATTTATTagtacaaaaaaatatataatatatatatatatatatatatatatatatattatattatattatattatatttgttttttgttttgttttttttttcttgtgTTTAATTTTGAGcgtaaatataatattaccTATCTAAACCTTCAAAAACTATaaattttcctttttttttatcgtcagtcattttgttttaaaaatgttttataactaataattatatatatatatatatatatatatatatatatatatatatatatatatttatatttatttatatctatacataaatgtgttatatatgaatgtatatgatattttgtattgatgtaatatataattaaaaaaaataaattagaaaaaaCAATGTAGCCTTTGTAATAattgttataaaaaaaaaaaaataatagaatAAATGTGCttacatataatttgttAGGATCGATAGAAAGACCTATGTTTCTTTCTAAATTGTtcataaattaaaaaaaaaaaaagaagaaaaaaaaagaaaagaaaaaaaaaaaaagaaaaagaaaaagaaaaaagaaagaaaaaaagaaaaagaaaaagaaaaagaaaaaagaaagaaaccaacaaaataaagagtattaaaatatgtatacattttttttttttttttgcacataaatatataagtaatatatacttaagtacaataaataaataaatatatatatatatatatatatatatatatatatatatatatatgtacatattatttattctttttgctttgtattaattaaatataaatatataatattaaaaaataaaataatggaataaaaaaaaaaaaagcataataaatatttaatttaacACATTAAAtgttatgtatatataaatgagAAAATAATGACATTTGTATAAGGAACtcttttctttcttttattttattaattttttgatatcacataaataaataaataaatatatatatatatatatatatatatatatatatatatatatttatttattatttgtgttggtgtttaattataatgttCATTGTTgttttacaaaaaaaataaaataaaataaataaataaacattaaatggtataataatatgaattaatataaatattatatatatatatatctatatatatatatatatatatatatatgtatgtatcCCTTGTAATATTCTGTAGACTCATATGTGTGTCctttgtattttattttacacCAGTTCATATGGTAAGCTTTATAATTTTGTGTGAGGGGAATTGTGTATTTTGCATATtagatttatatatccatactataagattatataatgtatttaataaaaaatataaaatgagatatggtaaaatataatattttaaaagtaTGAGAGGCCAATGTGgttttatataatcattatatgaactatatatattttgataaaCAATAGGttgtattatatgttttattttttggttattatgtatatttttaatatttgtattattatgtacTTGATTGAgtgatatattatttttatatttattgaatAAGATTAGATATACTTCCTGTAATTCGTTATAAAGTTGttcaataatattacaaGAACATACAATAagtatatttttgttatgttccttattttgaaatatatttttttcattatttaatagAAAGCACCAAATATTATGTaccatatatttatatttctctTCTACTAATACATCATATGTAGGTTTGGAAATATGTTTTAACCTTTCATTTAATAAGGGTagaatatttaatttgttCAAATTATCAAGATATGTACAAGTTTGATGGTTATGAtcatttgttttattagtatgaatatttttgtttttaataaaGTTTATGAGATTATTAAGGTTTtgatttaaatttaaatcaTTTTGTGAATTAATTGTTTCATCCTTATTTTGTGTaggaatataataatttttatataatttaataaaatcatcatatgaataatgTCTTAAAGCTATAGATTCTGTACAATAGGTAAAGAAGTTTCTATAAGACTTTGTATCATATAATAGCTTGGCATCGAGTCtattttttacaatatgtatatttctatcacatgaaaaaatatttaatttattttttaggCATTCTTCTATTATAGGaataaattcatttttaagAAAGCCGTTGTGTATCCTAGGTAAATAggaaaatttattataaccattatgatataatttttgattctttatttgattatgatataaattttgattctttatttgattatgatataaattttgattctttatttgattatgatataaattctttgttttgttatacatataatcatgtatattattatcattaacatttttatctttaataatataatttccTTCTTTCgaatgtaaaaatatatcattacatattttatttaatctTTCTTTACATAACtctaataatatgtaatccatttttatattctgAATTAAGTTACGACAATCTTCCCCACTTGAAATATTTCCACATATTTGACCATGCAGAAGAccataaataataaaattataattagAAATATTCAAcgttttaatatattttgatacATTTAActctttatttatattttcattcaTTACAgacatattaaaatatcGTTTTATCATCTGGTAATTCAAACCACATCTTTTCATTCTGTTTATAAAACGTAATTATAAAAGGAGAgagaaagaaaatatatctGAATAATTAAATGGATTTGTGTATATCTCTACTAAgaaatatgatataaaagTAATACATACATCTCtgtagaaaaaaattaaaaaaataaaaaaaattaaaaaaataaaaaaattaaaaaaataaagaaaaattaaactatataatatatagagggaaatatatatatatatatatatatatattacatttcacccttaaacatataaaaaaaaaaaaaaaaaaaaaaaaaaatatatctcatattatatcatatcatattattctaatttttattatttattaattattttttttattttttttgtaaaagagtgtacatattataataatctGGTTGGATTTattaaacaaaattaaaaattacatGTTCTAAATattgtatacatatattattattatatatatgtttaatatatacatttacAACTAAAGagaagaatatatattaataatatatttatttacatattatatattatacatatatatgtatatatatatatatatatatatatatatttatttatttatttttttttttgtagataattaaaaaaagaaattcaaattatttaagaaaaaataaagtatattaaaatatatcgATCCGATAAAactaataaaatattttattataacaaaaaaaaaaaaaaagataagaaaagaaaagaaaagaaaatgagtttattttttaatagaaataaaaatattatatacatatacaaGCAAACACgttgttttatatatgtaattataaatataggtatctttttttaaaaacaattttaaaattagTTTTATACttgtaataaatatattaatagtaaaacatatatatgtatatatattttttattataataatattttatatatatatatatatatatatatacatttttgtgttgtattaatatatatgtcatTTGAAGttatgaaataaatatttcgttataaaaaaaaaaaaaaaaaaaaactatctataaaaataatgtttaaaaaaaatatgaagaaaaaaatatgccaagataaaaaaatgagtGATGTAGATAATGTGAGTGAAACCGAAAGTTATgataaagatataaatggtaaggataatatgaatacaattaaaaatgttaGTGATAGAGATGAAGATGATGTCGAAGAAATGAAGGAAAGCACAACCGAAAGAACAAGTATTAgtacaaataataaaaatagtgAGAATCCCAAGAAgaataataacaatattattgATATGAATTGCCTGTGGAGTGATTTGTACATATCGAGAccttttttaaaagttttatatgaacaaaaatTTAGTAATCCTACATATATTCAGAGAGATGTGATTCCATTAGCCTTAGAGGGTAAAAGTATTTTAGCTAACTCAGAAACGGGTTCTGGGAAAACACTAGCTTTTGTATTACCAATTCTGGAACGGTTATTACAAAGtgtaaatataagaatgaggagaaataatatgaaaGGTAGTTATAACATAACTAAGGccttaatattattacctACGAGAGAATTATCTTTACAGTGTTATGACGTTATACGTTCTTTAACAAAATATGTTACGATAACATATTCTTTATTCTGTGGAGGTATAGATATTAAACAACAAGAATATGAATTTAAGAAAAGGaatgatatatttgtatGCACACCTGGTCGTATATTAGATTTATTGTTAAATTCATCAAGtgattttattaattatttagaGATTGTTGTATTTGATGAGGCAGATAAATTATTAGAACTTGGATTTAAAGAAGaatgtttaaaaatattggATGTTtgtaaatttaaaaaacaaatattattcttCTCGGCTACTTTAACAAGCGATATAAAACAACTAGCgaatttttctttaaaaaatccAGTATTTATTCAAAGTGGCATGAgttttgataaaaatgCTGATGGAAAGGATACATACCATACATACAATAATTACAATgacaacaacaataataatagtattgttgttaataatataatatcaaaTAGCATTTTGAAAATTAGTAATAAGGCGTCATTTAAAATATCCGAAAATTTGAGACAAGAAtttgttaatataattcaagagaaatatagaaaagctagtttattatatttatgtaataatatatataaaaatcattgtattatattttttaaaacgAAACGTGAAACACATCTCATGTATTTACTTTTTGATTTACTTAATTTAAAATGTGCTGAATTACATGGTTCGATGAGCcagaaaaaaagaattgaatctataatgaaatttaaaaaagCAGAGGTagattttttattaactACCGAATTAGCATCTAGAGGAATAGATATAGATCATgttttatatgtaataaattataatataccatctaatgttattaaatatgtacataGAATTGGTAGAACGGCAAGAATCGGGAAAGAAGGAATAGCTAGCACTTTGTATctacaaaaagaaaaaatcgaagttaaaaaaatagtTAAAGGATTGAAGAAAAgtaaaaatttaaaaatattaaaacGAACCATTGCTGAAAATAATGTTCTTGTATGGTATAAGattattaaagaaaataaacagaaattaaatgatattataCAGCAGGAAAAAATTGATAAGGAAATAGAAATGTCAAATAAATCAatagataaaataaaaaacatgATAACAT is part of the Plasmodium reichenowi strain SY57 chromosome 12, whole genome shotgun sequence genome and harbors:
- a CDS encoding thymidylate kinase, producing MTDDKKKGKFIVFEGLDRSGKSTQSKLLVEYLKNNNVEVKHLYFPNRETGIGQIISKYLKMENSMSNETIHLLFSANRWEHMNEIKSLLLKGIWVVCDRYAYSGVAYSSGALNLNKTWCMNPDQGLIKPDVVFYLNVPPNYAQNRSDYGEEIYEKVETQKKIYETYKHFAHEDYWINIDATRKIEDIHNDIVKEVTKIKVEPEEFNFLWS
- a CDS encoding DEAD/DEAH box ATP-dependent RNA helicase, putative, yielding MKKKICQDKKMSDVDNVSETESYDKDINGKDNMNTIKNVSDRDEDDVEEMKESTTERTSISTNNKNSENPKKNNNNIIDMNCLWSDLYISRPFLKVLYEQKFSNPTYIQRDVIPLALEGKSILANSETGSGKTLAFVLPILERLLQSVNIRMRRNNMKGSYNITKALILLPTRELSLQCYDVIRSLTKYVTITYSLFCGGIDIKQQEYEFKKRNDIFVCTPGRILDLLLNSSSDFINYLEIVVFDEADKLLELGFKEECLKILDVCKFKKQILFFSATLTSDIKQLANFSLKNPVFIQSGMSFDKNADGKDTYHTYNNYNDNNNNNSIVVNNIISNSILKISNKASFKISENLRQEFVNIIQEKYRKASLLYLCNNIYKNHCIIFFKTKRETHLMYLLFDLLNLKCAELHGSMSQKKRIESIMKFKKAEVDFLLTTELASRGIDIDHVLYVINYNIPSNVIKYVHRIGRTARIGKEGIASTLYLQKEKIEVKKIVKGLKKSKNLKILKRTIAENNVLVWYKIIKENKQKLNDIIQQEKIDKEIEMSNKSIDKIKNMITFKDEIMSRPARTWFLTEKEKKNLKKESKKNDKDKNNNNIKMNDHYEGDGYDDVNHIKKKNLPKENTKKISTFNSYKKLKNKKNKKGNDEEHQEEQKKKLQSYRKIIRDLKLNMLHNKSNKSQNKNNRVYNKNVKNKRIKK
- a CDS encoding hypothetical protein (conserved Plasmodium protein, unknown function) gives rise to the protein MKRCGLNYQMIKRYFNMSVMNENINKELNVSKYIKTLNISNYNFIIYGLLHGQICGNISSGEDCRNLIQNIKMDYILLELCKERLNKICNDIFLHSKEGNYIIKDKNVNDNNIHDYMYNKTKNLYHNQIKNQNLYHNQIKNQNLYHNQIKNQKLYHNGYNKFSYLPRIHNGFLKNEFIPIIEECLKNKLNIFSCDRNIHIVKNRLDAKLLYDTKSYRNFFTYCTESIALRHYSYDDFIKLYKNYYIPTQNKDETINSQNDLNLNQNLNNLINFIKNKNIHTNKTNDHNHQTCTYLDNLNKLNILPLLNERLKHISKPTYDVLVEEKYKYMVHNIWCFLLNNEKNIFQNKEHNKNILIVCSCNIIEQLYNELQEVYLILFNKYKNNISLNQVHNNTNIKNIHNNQKIKHIIQPIVYQNIYSSYNDYIKPHWPLILLKYYILPYLILYFLLNTLYNLIVWIYKSNMQNTQFPSHKIIKLTI